A genomic segment from Nodularia sphaerocarpa UHCC 0038 encodes:
- the mfd gene encoding transcription-repair coupling factor: MAFSSIVRALARSPLSTELLSKLNRQQELRLNGISRLPKGLVASALAQNSGRNLLVIVPTLEEAGRAFAQLEAMGWHTVHFYPTSEASPYEPFDPETEMTWGQMQVLADLVNGDWESSQNPTAKRSLAIVATAGALQPHLPPPNAFIPFCLTLKRGMEFDLDTFGEKITTLGYERVPLVETEGQWSRRGDIVDVYPVSSEMPVRLEWFGDEIEKIREFDATTQRSALDKIDQITLTPTSFAFMVSEALKDNPDFTESALLEGSRRFLGLAFAQPASLLDYLGENTLIAVDEPEQCHAHSDRWVENAEEQWGIATGEESSSISSELPKIHRSFDECLADVTKFPTIYLSELSEENSGINLASRSLPVTPHQFNKLAQTLRGERDRNFSIWLISAQPSRSVSLLQEHDCPAQFIPNPRDYQAIDKLHINHTPVALKYSGLAELEGFILPTYRLVVVTDREFYGQHSLATPGYIRKRRQASSKQVDPNKLRQGDYVVHRSHGIGKFVKLESLTINHETRDYLVVQYADGILRVAADQVGSLSRFRRTGDKAPELHKMTGKAWDNTKNRVRKAIKKLAVDLLKLYAARSKQEGYPYPQDMPWQEEMEDSFPYQATTDQLKAVQDVKRDMESDRPMDRLVCGDVGFGKTEVAIRAIFKAVTSGKQVALLAPTTILTQQHYHTLKERFAPYPVNIGLLNRFRSAEERRTIQKRLATGELDIVVGTHQLLGKNVSFRDLGLLVVDEEQRFGVNQKEKIKSLKTQVDVLTLSATPIPRTLYMSLSGIREMSLITTPPPSRRPIKTHLSPLTPEIVRSAIRQELDRGGQVFYVVPRVEGIEELTANLREMIPGGRFAIAHGQMDESELESTMLTFSNGDADILVCTTIIESGLDIPRVNTILIEDAHRFGLSQLYQLRGRVGRAGIQAHAWLFYPQQRTLSDAARQRLRAIQEFTQLGSGYQLAMRDMEIRGVGNLLGAEQSGQMEAIGFDLYMEMLEEAIREIRGQEIPKVDDTQIDLNLTAFIPSDYIPDVDQKMSAYRAVAAAKSPEELKYITAEWSDRYGALPVPANQLLRVMQLKQLAKKLGFSRIKPENKQHIVLETPMEEPAWNLLAANLPEHLKTRFVYSPGKVTVRGLAVLKADQQLQSLLDAMNKMQGAVAEAVVV, encoded by the coding sequence ATGGCATTTTCTTCTATTGTGCGTGCTTTAGCGCGATCGCCTCTCAGTACTGAATTACTTTCCAAGCTAAATCGCCAACAAGAATTGCGGTTAAATGGCATTTCTCGCTTACCAAAAGGTCTGGTGGCTTCGGCGTTAGCGCAAAATTCAGGTAGGAATTTGTTGGTAATAGTTCCAACCCTGGAGGAAGCCGGACGCGCTTTTGCACAGTTGGAGGCGATGGGATGGCACACAGTGCATTTTTACCCGACTTCTGAAGCCTCTCCTTACGAACCTTTTGACCCGGAAACGGAAATGACTTGGGGACAGATGCAGGTTCTCGCTGATTTGGTGAATGGCGACTGGGAATCAAGCCAAAATCCCACAGCGAAGCGTTCTTTGGCAATTGTCGCCACGGCTGGCGCTTTACAACCCCATTTACCACCGCCCAATGCTTTTATCCCTTTCTGTCTCACCCTCAAGCGGGGGATGGAATTTGATTTGGATACCTTCGGCGAAAAAATTACGACTTTGGGGTATGAACGAGTACCACTGGTTGAGACAGAAGGGCAATGGAGTCGGCGCGGTGATATTGTTGATGTCTATCCGGTTTCGTCGGAAATGCCAGTTAGATTAGAGTGGTTTGGGGATGAAATCGAAAAAATCCGCGAATTTGATGCCACAACTCAACGTTCTGCCCTTGACAAAATTGACCAAATTACCCTTACCCCCACTAGTTTTGCTTTCATGGTCTCGGAAGCACTCAAAGACAATCCTGATTTTACAGAGTCGGCACTTTTAGAAGGTAGTCGGCGTTTTTTGGGTTTGGCTTTTGCACAACCGGCTTCACTTTTAGATTACTTAGGTGAAAATACTCTGATTGCTGTGGATGAACCAGAACAGTGTCATGCACATAGCGATCGCTGGGTAGAAAATGCGGAGGAACAATGGGGAATAGCTACTGGGGAAGAATCTAGCTCAATTTCCTCAGAATTGCCAAAAATTCACCGGTCTTTTGATGAATGTCTGGCTGATGTGACTAAATTTCCCACTATATATTTATCAGAACTATCAGAAGAAAACAGTGGGATAAATTTGGCGAGTCGGTCGTTACCTGTGACACCGCACCAATTTAATAAACTGGCGCAAACACTTAGAGGAGAACGCGATCGCAATTTCTCGATTTGGCTAATTTCTGCCCAACCTTCCCGTTCTGTATCCCTACTACAAGAACATGATTGTCCGGCGCAATTTATCCCCAATCCCCGTGACTACCAAGCAATTGACAAATTACACATTAACCATACACCTGTAGCCCTGAAATATTCCGGTTTAGCGGAACTCGAAGGCTTTATTTTGCCGACATATCGGCTGGTAGTCGTCACAGACCGCGAATTTTACGGACAGCATTCCCTCGCCACACCGGGATATATTCGCAAGCGTCGCCAGGCCAGTTCCAAACAAGTAGACCCTAACAAACTGCGTCAGGGTGATTATGTAGTTCACAGAAGTCACGGAATTGGTAAATTTGTCAAGCTGGAAAGCTTAACGATTAATCATGAAACCCGTGATTATTTGGTAGTGCAGTATGCTGACGGTATTCTCAGAGTAGCAGCCGATCAAGTTGGTTCTTTATCCCGCTTTCGCCGCACCGGAGATAAAGCCCCAGAACTGCACAAAATGACTGGTAAGGCTTGGGATAATACGAAAAACCGAGTTCGTAAAGCCATCAAAAAATTAGCGGTGGATTTGCTGAAACTATATGCAGCCCGATCCAAGCAAGAAGGCTATCCCTATCCTCAAGATATGCCTTGGCAAGAAGAAATGGAAGATTCTTTTCCCTATCAAGCCACTACCGACCAGCTAAAAGCTGTGCAGGATGTCAAGCGAGATATGGAAAGCGATCGCCCAATGGATCGTTTAGTCTGTGGTGATGTAGGATTTGGTAAAACCGAAGTAGCAATTCGGGCGATTTTTAAAGCTGTGACATCAGGTAAACAAGTCGCTTTGTTAGCACCCACTACTATTCTGACTCAGCAACATTACCACACCCTCAAAGAACGCTTTGCACCTTACCCGGTAAATATCGGCTTATTGAATCGTTTTCGCAGTGCTGAAGAACGCCGCACGATTCAAAAGCGATTAGCCACAGGGGAATTAGATATCGTCGTCGGGACACACCAACTTTTAGGTAAAAATGTGTCGTTTCGGGATTTAGGATTGTTGGTGGTGGATGAAGAACAACGGTTTGGGGTGAACCAAAAGGAAAAAATTAAAAGCTTGAAAACTCAAGTTGATGTGCTAACGCTTTCCGCGACTCCCATTCCCCGGACTTTATATATGTCTTTGTCGGGGATTCGAGAAATGAGTTTGATTACCACACCACCCCCCAGTAGAAGACCAATTAAAACTCACCTTTCGCCATTAACCCCGGAAATTGTCCGCAGTGCTATTCGTCAAGAATTAGACAGAGGGGGACAAGTATTTTATGTAGTTCCACGAGTGGAAGGCATTGAAGAACTCACAGCTAATTTACGAGAAATGATACCGGGGGGTAGGTTTGCGATCGCTCATGGTCAAATGGATGAAAGCGAGTTAGAATCAACCATGCTGACGTTCAGTAATGGTGATGCGGATATTCTGGTTTGTACAACAATCATTGAATCTGGTTTAGATATTCCGCGAGTCAACACCATTTTAATTGAAGATGCCCACCGCTTCGGTTTATCTCAATTATACCAATTACGTGGTCGTGTGGGACGTGCCGGAATACAGGCACACGCTTGGTTATTTTATCCCCAGCAAAGAACTTTATCAGATGCAGCACGGCAAAGGTTGCGGGCGATTCAGGAATTTACCCAACTCGGTTCTGGATATCAGCTAGCGATGCGCGACATGGAAATCCGGGGTGTGGGTAACTTGCTGGGTGCAGAACAATCGGGTCAAATGGAAGCTATCGGCTTTGATTTGTATATGGAAATGTTAGAAGAGGCGATTCGAGAAATTAGAGGACAAGAAATACCCAAAGTTGATGATACACAAATTGACCTCAACCTCACAGCATTTATTCCTTCCGATTATATTCCCGACGTAGATCAAAAGATGAGTGCATACCGTGCAGTGGCGGCGGCGAAGTCTCCAGAAGAATTAAAATATATCACGGCTGAGTGGAGCGATCGCTATGGTGCGTTACCAGTTCCAGCGAATCAACTTTTACGAGTAATGCAACTCAAACAGTTAGCGAAAAAGTTAGGATTTAGCCGCATTAAACCAGAGAATAAGCAACATATTGTTTTAGAAACGCCAATGGAAGAACCCGCTTGGAATTTACTAGCAGCGAATTTACCAGAACATTTGAAGACGCGTTTTGTTTACTCTCCTGGTAAAGTAACAGTGCGCGGTTTAGCAGTTTTGAAAGCTGATCAACAATTGCAAAGTTTGCTGGATGCAATGAATAAAATGCAAGGTGCTGTTGCAGAGGCGGTTGTTGTGTGA
- a CDS encoding DNA-binding protein yields MAAITIDIPDSQLEKLQELARLHGISLEALLTANIEKWLSEQKSEFTDAANYVLKKNAELYRRLA; encoded by the coding sequence ATGGCTGCAATTACTATTGATATTCCAGATAGCCAATTAGAAAAGCTACAAGAACTAGCGAGATTACATGGAATTTCTCTTGAAGCGTTACTGACTGCTAATATCGAGAAATGGTTAAGTGAGCAAAAAAGCGAATTCACCGATGCAGCTAATTATGTGCTGAAAAAAAATGCTGAACTTTACCGACGTTTGGCATGA
- a CDS encoding type II toxin-antitoxin system death-on-curing family toxin yields MMRYLSLGEVLELHRQLIEQSRGSIGIRDLGNLESALAQPGMTFGGEDLYPTVIDKAVALGFSLIMNHPFIDGNKRTGHAAMEIFLILNGMEISASVDEQEQVILAVASGDLGREDFSEWLRQHSTS; encoded by the coding sequence ATGATGCGTTATTTGTCATTAGGCGAAGTATTGGAACTACATCGTCAACTTATTGAGCAGTCAAGAGGGTCAATAGGTATCCGTGATTTAGGTAATTTAGAATCTGCACTTGCTCAACCCGGCATGACATTTGGTGGTGAAGATTTGTATCCAACCGTCATTGATAAAGCTGTTGCTTTAGGCTTTTCACTTATTATGAATCATCCATTTATTGATGGCAATAAGCGCACTGGTCACGCTGCAATGGAAATTTTTCTGATACTGAATGGGATGGAAATTAGTGCTTCAGTTGATGAGCAAGAGCAAGTTATTTTGGCAGTAGCATCAGGTGATTTAGGGCGCGAAGATTTTAGTGAATGGTTACGCCAGCATAGTACAAGCTAA
- a CDS encoding UPF0175 family protein, whose translation MGLQISISDSIVQAIRLPEQRIEQELLQELAIALYAQDILSFGKARELAQMDKYEFGQLLGRRGVSRHYGGEELDDDLNYARS comes from the coding sequence ATGGGACTACAGATTTCGATTTCTGATTCCATTGTGCAAGCCATTCGTTTACCTGAACAGCGTATTGAGCAGGAGTTGCTGCAAGAATTAGCGATCGCTCTTTATGCACAAGATATCTTATCATTTGGGAAAGCACGAGAACTAGCGCAAATGGATAAATATGAATTTGGGCAATTACTCGGTCGGCGTGGAGTTTCACGGCACTACGGTGGTGAAGAATTAGACGATGATTTAAATTATGCCCGTAGTTAG
- a CDS encoding GDYXXLXY domain-containing protein — MKSDPSESSGNKSRTLSPEAEFSEKLTFRDYLIATEQKANQPLPFWRLLVPLLIQTGIILAVPTQAMYTNIAGRDVILQTVAQDPNDVVQDFSLSLEYNISRVENLRRLPGWDDLLRSNQGRNRQLLSETNLYVILQEQQIASGRGVPTAWRPIRVSSNLPESLPSNQVALRGVYQDNAITYGVETYYLSEQQRQQIRSDIFQSVQQTRGNRRRQIRPITVRVKVDPQGNAVPVSLWVRDASGEGSYRNYSF, encoded by the coding sequence ATGAAAAGTGATCCCTCTGAATCGAGTGGAAATAAATCTAGAACATTATCCCCGGAGGCTGAATTTTCAGAGAAGCTGACTTTTCGAGATTATCTCATTGCTACTGAACAAAAAGCGAATCAGCCTTTACCTTTTTGGCGGCTATTAGTTCCCCTTTTAATTCAAACAGGGATAATTTTAGCAGTTCCCACCCAAGCAATGTATACTAACATCGCGGGTCGGGATGTGATTCTGCAAACAGTGGCTCAAGACCCGAATGATGTTGTTCAAGATTTTTCCCTGTCACTGGAATACAATATATCCCGTGTGGAAAATTTGCGAAGACTTCCGGGCTGGGATGATTTACTCAGATCAAATCAGGGGAGAAACAGACAACTGCTATCAGAAACTAACTTGTACGTGATTTTGCAAGAGCAACAAATTGCCTCTGGTCGTGGTGTTCCCACGGCTTGGAGACCAATACGAGTCAGTAGCAATCTCCCTGAATCTCTCCCCAGCAATCAAGTAGCCTTAAGAGGCGTGTATCAAGATAATGCGATTACTTATGGGGTAGAAACATACTACCTTTCCGAACAACAACGTCAGCAAATTCGCAGCGATATCTTCCAAAGCGTTCAGCAAACGAGAGGAAATAGACGCAGACAAATTCGACCGATTACGGTGAGAGTGAAAGTAGATCCTCAAGGTAATGCTGTACCTGTGAGTTTGTGGGTGCGCGATGCTTCTGGCGAGGGTAGCTATCGCAATTATAGTTTTTAA
- a CDS encoding DUF2157 domain-containing protein: MLDDFQQKLRREAQLWRDEGVISASQYEDLAQRYRFNNLEAATRDRFVMVVVSIGSILLCLGVITFVAANWQLWSREVKFTLMMSLFLSTSITGFYTWRQAKSANNEKNKQQKSQRILGEGLLILSAFILGANILLMAQIFNINGSIAQLFFVWGFGVLVMAYSLSLSSLGIMAIILIQIGYWTGRGDLPFAVGDLNWVRLAVRHMPLLSWLLFVPLAYFCRSRWIFLLAAIVFAGTLQLNLNPLPLLNFSNIAPWMASFAFALPPALFWSYDDLLFPTVNYRLFQPLARNLSLIFFGLVFYALSFRWQWVALSLNSFVPNNTNNLFMSLPIIDLGILSGLAVLQWLSLLRLRNNPPRREVIFTIAVVTTFLAFIIITPFWHLAITRIDELGSFIFNVLLAFLASGLMREGLKLNNRNTFWGGMLLLTLQIISRAIEYDTDRLFQSLVFFLCGSALISAGLWFERRLPAKSNS, encoded by the coding sequence ATGTTAGATGATTTTCAGCAAAAATTACGGCGAGAAGCACAATTGTGGCGAGACGAAGGAGTAATTAGCGCGTCGCAGTACGAAGACTTAGCACAACGTTATCGATTTAATAACCTGGAAGCAGCTACACGCGATCGCTTTGTAATGGTTGTGGTTTCTATAGGTAGTATCCTTTTGTGTTTAGGTGTAATTACCTTTGTAGCAGCAAACTGGCAATTATGGTCACGAGAAGTCAAATTCACCCTGATGATGAGTTTGTTTCTCTCAACAAGTATCACCGGGTTTTATACATGGAGACAAGCTAAATCAGCCAACAATGAAAAGAATAAACAGCAAAAAAGCCAACGTATCCTGGGAGAAGGTTTACTAATTTTAAGCGCTTTCATTTTAGGTGCAAACATACTCCTGATGGCACAGATTTTCAACATTAACGGTTCCATTGCCCAACTGTTTTTTGTCTGGGGATTTGGTGTTTTGGTCATGGCTTATAGTTTGTCCTTAAGTTCCCTGGGAATCATGGCAATTATCCTCATCCAAATCGGCTATTGGACGGGAAGAGGAGACTTACCCTTTGCTGTGGGTGACTTGAATTGGGTACGTTTAGCAGTTCGACATATGCCTTTGTTGTCATGGTTACTATTTGTACCCTTAGCATACTTTTGTCGCTCGCGCTGGATTTTTCTGTTAGCAGCCATAGTTTTTGCTGGTACTTTGCAGTTGAATCTCAATCCTCTACCACTGCTGAATTTTTCTAATATCGCTCCTTGGATGGCATCCTTTGCTTTTGCACTGCCACCTGCATTATTCTGGAGTTATGACGATTTGCTGTTCCCGACAGTTAATTACAGGTTATTTCAACCTCTCGCCCGGAATCTCTCGTTGATATTTTTTGGACTTGTATTTTACGCCTTGTCTTTTCGTTGGCAATGGGTAGCACTAAGCTTAAATTCTTTTGTGCCAAATAACACAAATAACCTGTTCATGTCTCTTCCGATCATCGATTTAGGAATTCTCAGTGGTTTAGCAGTATTACAATGGTTGTCGCTGCTGCGTCTGAGAAATAATCCTCCTCGGCGGGAAGTAATTTTCACTATTGCGGTTGTTACTACCTTTTTGGCTTTCATCATCATTACACCTTTTTGGCATCTAGCTATTACCCGTATTGATGAATTAGGTAGTTTCATCTTCAATGTCCTTTTAGCATTTTTGGCATCAGGGCTAATGCGAGAAGGATTAAAGTTAAATAACAGAAACACCTTCTGGGGAGGTATGCTATTGTTAACACTGCAAATTATTAGTCGGGCGATAGAATACGACACAGACCGACTTTTTCAGTCCCTTGTGTTTTTTCTCTGCGGTTCGGCATTAATTAGCGCTGGACTTTGGTTTGAACGTCGTCTACCTGCTAAATCTAATTCATAA
- a CDS encoding RsmB/NOP family class I SAM-dependent RNA methyltransferase has protein sequence MEKPSNLLLKLSRRLFENPDKQEQFIDALINPQPFNPAILWCQNKPDILPFAVELPTNWQPNFVDRLLLGEKPGKHPLHQQGYFYCLDFSSVFAASVLLTIPQPVGLVFDMCASPGGKSVFAWKALQPELLISNEVIGKRLGMLISNLKRCDISPCTVVNRDSSIFAENLHLSSNLVMVDAPCTGQSLLAKGEKAPGCFHPTAINKSANRQKRIIANSAQLVAPQGYLAYMTCTYSAEENEQVCEWFLSKFPQFQAVRVSYLDEYQSHLSNIPSYRIFPQDRLGAGAFTVLFQNTEVGKAQEVDLDALSGVWMNTNRRGAENTENF, from the coding sequence ATGGAAAAACCATCAAATTTATTACTTAAACTTTCACGACGTTTGTTTGAAAACCCTGATAAACAAGAACAATTTATTGATGCCTTAATTAATCCTCAGCCTTTTAATCCTGCTATTCTTTGGTGTCAAAATAAGCCAGACATCCTGCCTTTTGCCGTAGAATTACCAACAAATTGGCAACCGAATTTTGTAGACCGTTTATTATTAGGTGAAAAGCCAGGTAAACATCCCCTACATCAACAAGGTTATTTTTATTGTTTAGATTTTTCTTCAGTCTTTGCAGCTTCAGTTCTCTTAACAATTCCTCAGCCTGTGGGTTTAGTTTTTGATATGTGTGCTTCCCCAGGTGGGAAGAGTGTTTTTGCTTGGAAAGCTTTGCAACCTGAGTTACTGATTAGTAATGAGGTAATTGGTAAACGTTTGGGGATGCTAATTTCTAACTTGAAACGCTGTGATATTAGCCCTTGTACTGTGGTTAATCGAGATTCTAGTATTTTTGCGGAAAATCTGCATTTATCTAGTAATTTAGTCATGGTAGATGCCCCTTGTACTGGGCAATCTTTACTGGCTAAAGGTGAAAAAGCCCCTGGATGTTTTCATCCCACAGCTATTAATAAAAGTGCCAATCGGCAAAAAAGAATTATCGCTAATTCGGCTCAATTAGTCGCGCCACAAGGTTATCTGGCTTATATGACTTGTACTTACTCTGCTGAGGAAAATGAGCAGGTTTGTGAATGGTTTTTGTCAAAGTTTCCGCAGTTTCAAGCTGTGAGGGTTAGTTATTTAGATGAATATCAGTCACACTTAAGTAATATTCCTTCTTATCGGATTTTTCCCCAAGATAGGCTGGGTGCGGGTGCGTTTACGGTGCTGTTTCAAAATACTGAAGTGGGTAAGGCGCAGGAGGTAGATTTAGATGCTTTGTCTGGGGTTTGGATGAATACGAACCGCAGAGGCGCAGAGAACACAGAGAATTTTTAA
- a CDS encoding dynamin-like GTPase family protein, translated as MSEVPPQCQNLAAQVESILQLLQQEPSLRSQDVIPVRTSLGKVISPKFEIVFAGAFSAGKSMLINALLERELLYSAEGHATGTECKIEYAEPNNERVVLTFLSEVEIREQASFLCEKLEFNKTLNINEAEVINLLRKGCETIIQREGGENKSERAKQAKALILLLDGYEANRQHIHTINNATYSMEQFNFSNLKEAAGYARRGSNSAVLKRIEYYCNHPLLKDGNVIIDTPGIDAPVEKDAQLTYDKIQDPDTSAVVCVLKSAAAGDMTKEETELLETMRDNGGIRDRIFYTFNRIDETWHNTQLRQLLDNLISQQFRDTSRVYKTSGLLGFYGSQIKQTSIQDRFGLDSIFAESIKSLNATEETPQFVYEFNKYCISGKLSSNQFKIYVDGEGPNKNYVRILSEHGTPLINQLIKDSGIEEFSTAITKYLAEEKRPQLFKSLADDLQEICIKLQKHYQDEQRYLDSQPREIEAMKAQELQRLNQQLQQVGKDFHDHIKEEVNQIINNACDAFETDFKLLQSRMIRRLDELLHTFSALDAHGRATRSHPRNSTAPLLAILVEALYYFANQLEDILIDSSQQLVTNLFQRLIEKVRRSEYYRQLYRLLGNDGGIEQKVKNVEKIVSQVLVSDARVECDRYVKESPRFYDEGTFSIYQFRQTLLQTSQGYDSQSIVEAEPAIRQLLKLDFEPKIQKTIRQTFRQTINQTINTQLLPMVEQQADDILQQYPQARAYLEQSLQQEAEEKILKNQRLLSIVEQKITAYNTAVSQINNCLQSMHLYELLPVIGKENVQPLETDAEIVEENVNVNNHNIWDSEDLMDVLN; from the coding sequence ATGTCAGAAGTGCCTCCTCAGTGTCAAAATTTAGCAGCGCAAGTTGAGTCTATATTACAACTTTTACAGCAAGAACCATCTTTACGTTCTCAAGATGTTATCCCTGTGCGGACTTCTTTGGGTAAAGTGATTTCTCCGAAGTTTGAGATTGTGTTTGCTGGTGCTTTTAGTGCGGGTAAGTCGATGCTGATTAATGCACTACTAGAAAGAGAATTATTATATAGTGCAGAAGGACACGCTACAGGTACAGAATGCAAAATTGAGTATGCAGAACCGAATAATGAACGGGTGGTTTTAACTTTTTTAAGTGAAGTAGAAATTCGGGAGCAAGCTAGTTTTTTATGTGAAAAGTTGGAATTTAATAAAACCCTTAATATCAATGAAGCTGAAGTAATTAATTTATTGCGGAAAGGTTGTGAAACGATTATTCAGAGGGAAGGTGGGGAAAATAAATCGGAACGTGCAAAACAAGCGAAGGCTTTAATATTGCTGCTTGATGGATATGAAGCAAATCGGCAACATATTCATACTATCAATAATGCTACATATTCGATGGAGCAATTTAATTTCTCTAATCTCAAAGAAGCGGCTGGATATGCACGACGTGGTAGTAATAGCGCTGTTTTAAAGAGAATTGAATATTATTGCAATCATCCCCTTTTGAAAGATGGTAATGTCATTATCGACACGCCAGGAATTGATGCACCAGTGGAGAAGGATGCACAGTTAACTTACGACAAGATTCAAGATCCCGATACATCGGCGGTTGTATGTGTGTTGAAATCTGCTGCTGCTGGTGATATGACGAAGGAAGAAACGGAACTATTGGAAACAATGCGAGACAATGGGGGAATACGCGATCGCATTTTCTACACTTTTAACCGCATTGACGAAACTTGGCATAATACCCAGTTAAGGCAGCTTTTAGATAATTTAATTAGTCAACAGTTTCGAGATACGAGTAGGGTTTATAAAACCAGTGGATTACTCGGATTTTACGGCAGTCAGATTAAACAGACAAGTATCCAGGATAGATTTGGTTTAGATTCGATTTTTGCAGAGAGTATTAAAAGTCTCAATGCTACAGAAGAAACCCCGCAATTTGTTTATGAGTTTAACAAATATTGTATTTCCGGTAAGCTGTCATCCAATCAGTTCAAAATTTATGTCGATGGTGAAGGTCCCAATAAAAATTATGTGAGGATTTTATCTGAGCATGGGACACCTTTAATTAATCAGCTAATTAAAGATAGCGGTATTGAGGAATTTAGCACAGCTATTACTAAATATTTGGCTGAAGAAAAGCGTCCACAGTTGTTTAAAAGCCTGGCTGATGATTTACAAGAAATTTGTATTAAATTACAAAAACATTATCAAGATGAACAAAGATATTTAGATAGTCAACCGCGAGAAATTGAGGCGATGAAGGCGCAAGAATTACAACGCCTGAATCAGCAATTACAGCAAGTTGGTAAAGATTTTCACGATCATATCAAAGAAGAAGTCAACCAAATCATTAATAATGCCTGTGATGCTTTTGAAACAGATTTTAAACTACTACAATCACGGATGATTCGGCGTTTAGATGAGTTGCTACATACTTTTTCTGCACTTGATGCTCATGGACGTGCTACCCGCAGTCATCCCCGGAATTCCACTGCGCCTTTGCTAGCTATTTTAGTGGAAGCATTGTATTATTTCGCGAATCAATTAGAAGATATTTTGATAGATTCGTCCCAACAGTTAGTTACTAATTTGTTTCAGAGATTAATTGAGAAGGTTCGCAGGTCAGAATACTATCGTCAATTGTATCGGTTGTTAGGTAATGATGGCGGTATTGAACAAAAGGTAAAAAATGTAGAAAAAATAGTCTCTCAGGTTTTAGTAAGTGATGCTCGTGTAGAGTGCGATCGCTACGTCAAAGAAAGTCCAAGATTTTATGATGAAGGCACTTTTTCCATATATCAATTTCGTCAGACATTGCTGCAAACATCCCAAGGTTATGATTCCCAAAGCATAGTAGAAGCAGAACCAGCAATTAGACAATTGTTAAAGTTAGATTTTGAACCGAAGATTCAGAAAACAATTCGCCAAACCTTCCGCCAAACCATCAACCAAACTATCAATACTCAGTTGTTACCAATGGTAGAACAGCAAGCAGATGATATTTTGCAGCAGTACCCCCAAGCGCGTGCTTATTTAGAGCAAAGTCTACAACAAGAAGCGGAGGAAAAAATACTCAAAAATCAACGTTTATTGAGTATTGTTGAACAAAAAATCACAGCTTATAACACAGCCGTTTCTCAAATCAATAATTGCTTACAGTCCATGCATTTATATGAGTTATTACCTGTAATTGGGAAAGAAAATGTGCAGCCTTTGGAAACTGATGCGGAAATTGTAGAAGAGAATGTGAACGTGAACAATCACAATATTTGGGATTCCGAAGATTTAATGGATGTTCTAAATTAA
- a CDS encoding KGK domain-containing protein — MPENFSLKNCSDDDALFCKDKGFKIIQIKEAVKKAFCGELGKALYELLNSYGVQLDPGGRLVGNNFYRDTKKLFEEGIYCEILKLGAKDWQKGNIRIKVTLEFIPDESSIIEPESPLDELRQIINQNNS, encoded by the coding sequence ATGCCAGAAAACTTTAGCCTAAAAAATTGTAGTGATGATGATGCCTTATTCTGTAAAGATAAAGGATTTAAAATTATTCAAATTAAAGAAGCAGTAAAGAAAGCATTTTGTGGTGAATTAGGCAAGGCACTGTATGAACTTTTAAACTCCTATGGGGTACAACTAGATCCAGGTGGACGCTTAGTAGGTAATAACTTTTATAGGGATACTAAGAAATTGTTTGAAGAAGGGATATATTGTGAAATTCTCAAGCTTGGAGCGAAAGATTGGCAAAAAGGGAACATTAGAATCAAAGTTACTCTTGAGTTTATTCCTGATGAATCAAGTATCATTGAACCCGAATCGCCTCTTGATGAGCTTCGCCAGATAATCAACCAGAATAATTCATGA
- a CDS encoding HNH endonuclease, which translates to MNKTPRIPIPPSVRKYVFERDKYQCQSCGKTKLETNLTIDHIIPLARGGQNDLSNLHTLCFICNRQKTDNLDPRFRRHFEDF; encoded by the coding sequence ATGAATAAAACACCCCGTATTCCCATACCACCCTCAGTGAGGAAATATGTATTTGAACGTGACAAATACCAATGTCAAAGCTGTGGAAAAACTAAATTAGAAACTAACCTCACCATTGATCATATTATCCCCCTAGCCCGTGGCGGTCAAAATGATTTGAGCAATTTACACACACTCTGCTTTATTTGTAATCGCCAAAAAACAGACAACCTCGATCCCCGATTCCGGCGACATTTTGAGGATTTCTAA